From a region of the Andrena cerasifolii isolate SP2316 chromosome 13, iyAndCera1_principal, whole genome shotgun sequence genome:
- the LOC143375937 gene encoding FHIP family protein AGAP011705 isoform X2: MSWLRASPLTSSFSKQRSRDSPPKNADPSACYDSFCKHWQQAHEIILHTTPPKGIPSQDDVLGVVNHIDQMVTLLVLELRHSHNNYRQCTAATHSPCLEYLLSENLLVKLYDWSISTGRFNNAVRLEQLKLYELLVSRSSILLAHEPVARPLLRLLEDCANDIMPLEVEKKLVVLLNQLCVTFMQNMALLDLFFHPTAVGKNKFIIFTLLIPHVHREGGVGQQARDAMLLCMSLSKKNDEVGVYIADHSNICPVLATGLSGLYSLLPRKLDIETDDWHRLTPDDVNDMPALMHLMNSLEFCNAVAQVAHPLVQKQLLEFLYHGFLVPVMAPALLQDSLGLTIEQLDAQEHWTTVEELVAATAYFDLFLRSVTEPGLLRSLVRFLLEDNYDEYRILDSLIQRISSRSRLCIVTLALFETLVNLNCEDVMLELCLGALSPCSHVMFSQRRRLRDIDPSGRAAEKFLSLTPSCCSPLGSINSQFNSLPNNVTNERTSNATSESMKSLPASVNYGARSSDSLYGNYHAYLCDARQKIEACRIACSNWSYQYNGELPTDSATSSATLVDENVLLDQSQKRAKASGALSLESLKQSTFFGEANENSSADNMLVNIQSLLDGRVLSETGTAVKAESLAATGIALSLEEQAKLDADIAELLSEDIGLSESTKEILLMDKKESDSGIDDSNTAMNSLLSLGESSGYESVAFKGSSGSTPDNEPSEDRIHEKTETESSKGRGIFFHGAAESSAGTPEANKQSTKSYRQDVFNGQPNVGIFLDVLLRNLECMTSNNLYVNLHLTGLISRLAIYPQPLLQSFLLNHSLVFQPSIRSLFQVLASLKRKIDEYLSCQNNVDVLVEQARLFLITREDKLVNARKNVLEAAAHCPPVKRNSLSGEPFSRGESKRWSLTSSFTQMLRRSSGNSGSSSLIGITNQSPGASENQLEAIRRGSGYRYYTKASWESPNEVSRVQNVVLCAVVLDEWLKELAAITQEHAIMSFTSSLKFKV, encoded by the exons ATGAGCTGGTTACGGGCTAGCCCGTTGACGAGCAGCTTCAGCAAGCAACGATCGAGAGACTCTCCGCCGAAGAACGCCGATCCGTCAGCATGCTATGACAGCTTCTGTAAACACTGGCAGCAAGCCCACGAAATCATCCTGCATACAACC CCTCCCAAGGGGATACCTAGTCAGGATGATGTTCTCGGAGTCGTCAATCACATAGATCAGATGGTGACGCTGTTGGTGTTGGAGCTACGGCACTCTCATAACAATTACCGACAATGTACAGCGGCGACGCACTCGCCTTGTTTGGAATATTTACTAAGCGAAAACCTTCTTGTCAAACTCTACGACTGGAGTATAAGCACCGGAAG ATTTAATAACGCTGTACGTTTGGAGCAGCTGAAGCTTTACGAGCTGCTAGTATCGCGCAGCAGTATCCTTCTTGCCCATGAACCGGTTGCCAGACCATTATTGCGATTACTCGAGGACTGCGCGAACGATATTATGCCGTTAGAAGTAGAAAAGAAACTAGTAGTGCTATTAAATCAATTATGCGTTACTTTTATGCAAAACATGGCATTACTGGATTTGTTCTTCCACCCGACAGCAGTGGGGAAAAACAA ATTCATTATTTTCACGCTGTTAATACCGCATGTGCATAGAGAAGGCGGCGTGGGGCAACAAGCGCGCGACGCCATGCTACTCTGCATGTCCCTTTCCAAGAAAAATGATGAAGTTGGGGTGTACATCGCGGATCACTCTAATATATGTCCT GTGTTAGCTACAGGACTGAGTGGACTATATTCGTTGCTGCCTAGGAAATTAGATATCGAAACAGACGATTGGCATCGATTGACGCCAGACGATGTTAATGATATGCCAGCGCTCATGCACCTGATGAATTCTCTGGAATTCTGTAATGCCGTCGCACAAGTTGCGCACCCTCTGGTACAAAAGCAGTTGCTAGAATTTTTATATCATGGCTTTTTGGTACCTGTGATGGCACCAGCTTTGCTGCAG GATTCTCTTGGTTTGACCATAGAACAGCTAGATGCGCAAGAACACTGG ACAACCGTGGAAGAATTAGTGGCAGCGACTGCTTACTTTGACCTGTTCCTTCGATCCGTAACTGAACCTGGCCTCTTGCGTTCGCTGGTTAGATTTTTACTGGAGGATAATTATGACGAGTACAGGATATTGGATAGTCTTATCCAAAGGATATCTTCCAGATCGCGG TTGTGCATAGTAACGTTGGCGCTATTCGAGACTTTGGTGAATTTAAACTGCGAAGATGTAATGTTAGAACTGTGCTTGGGTGCGTTGAGCCCCTGCTCCCACGTAATGTTTTCCCAGCGTAGAAGGCTAAGGGACATAGATCCATCCGGACGCGCGGCTGAAAAGTTTCTGTCCCTGACACCAAGCTGTTGCTCACCGCTCGGGTCGATCAATTCCCAGTTCAACTCCTTACCGAATAACGTAACGAACGAGAGGACCTCGAATGCCACGTCCGAGTCCATGAAATCATTGCCCGCATCTGTGAACTATGGTGCCAGATCATCGGACAGCTTATACGGAAATTACCACGCGTACTTATGCGACGCGCGGCAGAAGATAGAAGCGTGCCGAATCGCGTGCTCCAACTGGTCCTATCAATACAACGGAGAATTGCCGACAGACAGTGCTACCAGCAGCGCAACTCTCGTAGACGAGAACGTGCTATTAGATCAATCGCAGAAGAGAGCCAAAGCGAGCGGAGCTTTGTCATTGGAGTCGTTGAAGCAATCGACGTTTTTCGGCGAAGCCAATGAAAACTCCTCGGCAGATAATATGCTGGTTAACATCCAGTCCTTGCTGGACGGGAGAGTATTAAGCGAGACGGGAACTGCTGTGAAGGCTGAATCACTCGCAGCGACGGGAATAGCGTTGTCGTTAGAGGAGCAAGCGAAATTAGACGCTGACATTGCCGAACTGCTGAGCGAAGACATCGGACTCTCGGAGTCTACCAAGGAGATTCTGCTGATGGATAAAAAGGAGTCCGATAGCGGCATCGACGACTCGAATACCGCCATGAACTCGCTTTTGTCGCTAGGCGAAAGCAGCGGGTACGAAAGCGTCGCGTTTAAGGGCTCGTCGGGTTCGACGCCGGACAACGAACCCAGCGAGGATAGAATACACGAGAAAACGGAGACAGAGTCGAGTAAAGGGCGAGGTATATTTTTCCACGGCGCTGCGGAGTCGAGTGCTGGCACGCCAGAAGCGAATAAACAAAGCACGAAAAGTTACCGCCAAGATGTATTCAATGGGCAGCCGAATGTCGGTATATTTTTGGATGTTCTGTTACGAAACCTTGAATGCATGACGAGCAATAATTTGTACGTTAACTTACATTTAACCGGTCTTATCAGTAGACTCGCAATATACCCTCAACCTCTGCTGCAGTCGTTTCTTTTAAATCATTCCCTGGTGTTTCAACCCAGTATTAGATCGCTCTTCCAG GTACTCGCGTCGCTGAAACGCAAAATAGACGAGTATCTTTCGTGTCAGAACAACGTGGACGTGTTGGTGGAGCAGGCACGATTGTTCTTGATTACTCGAGAGGATAAGTTAGTGAACGCAAGGAAGAATGTATTGGAAGCCGCCGCCCATTGCCCGCCCGTTAAACGAAATTCCTTGAGCGGGGAACCATTCTCAAGAG GTGAAAGCAAGAGATGGAGTTTAACCTCGTCCTTCACGCAAATGCTGAGAAGATCGAGCGGTAACTCCGGCTCGAGTAGCTTGATTGGCATTACTAATCAGTCACCTGGTGCGTCAGAGAATCAGTTAGAGGCTATTAGACGTGGCTCCGGATACCG GTATTACACGAAAGCATCCTGGGAATCGCCGAACGAAGTAAGTCGAGTACAGAATGTGGTGTTATGCGCGGTTGTGTTAGACGAATGGCTGAAAGAATTAGCCGCAATTACGCAGGAACATGCCATTATGTCTTTTACCAGTAGTCTGAAATTTAAAGTTTAA
- the LOC143375937 gene encoding FHIP family protein AGAP011705 isoform X1 has translation MSWLRASPLTSSFSKQRSRDSPPKNADPSACYDSFCKHWQQAHEIILHTTPPKGIPSQDDVLGVVNHIDQMVTLLVLELRHSHNNYRQCTAATHSPCLEYLLSENLLVKLYDWSISTGRFNNAVRLEQLKLYELLVSRSSILLAHEPVARPLLRLLEDCANDIMPLEVEKKLVVLLNQLCVTFMQNMALLDLFFHPTAVGKNKFIIFTLLIPHVHREGGVGQQARDAMLLCMSLSKKNDEVGVYIADHSNICPVRKVLATGLSGLYSLLPRKLDIETDDWHRLTPDDVNDMPALMHLMNSLEFCNAVAQVAHPLVQKQLLEFLYHGFLVPVMAPALLQDSLGLTIEQLDAQEHWTTVEELVAATAYFDLFLRSVTEPGLLRSLVRFLLEDNYDEYRILDSLIQRISSRSRLCIVTLALFETLVNLNCEDVMLELCLGALSPCSHVMFSQRRRLRDIDPSGRAAEKFLSLTPSCCSPLGSINSQFNSLPNNVTNERTSNATSESMKSLPASVNYGARSSDSLYGNYHAYLCDARQKIEACRIACSNWSYQYNGELPTDSATSSATLVDENVLLDQSQKRAKASGALSLESLKQSTFFGEANENSSADNMLVNIQSLLDGRVLSETGTAVKAESLAATGIALSLEEQAKLDADIAELLSEDIGLSESTKEILLMDKKESDSGIDDSNTAMNSLLSLGESSGYESVAFKGSSGSTPDNEPSEDRIHEKTETESSKGRGIFFHGAAESSAGTPEANKQSTKSYRQDVFNGQPNVGIFLDVLLRNLECMTSNNLYVNLHLTGLISRLAIYPQPLLQSFLLNHSLVFQPSIRSLFQVLASLKRKIDEYLSCQNNVDVLVEQARLFLITREDKLVNARKNVLEAAAHCPPVKRNSLSGEPFSRGESKRWSLTSSFTQMLRRSSGNSGSSSLIGITNQSPGASENQLEAIRRGSGYRYYTKASWESPNEVSRVQNVVLCAVVLDEWLKELAAITQEHAIMSFTSSLKFKV, from the exons ATGAGCTGGTTACGGGCTAGCCCGTTGACGAGCAGCTTCAGCAAGCAACGATCGAGAGACTCTCCGCCGAAGAACGCCGATCCGTCAGCATGCTATGACAGCTTCTGTAAACACTGGCAGCAAGCCCACGAAATCATCCTGCATACAACC CCTCCCAAGGGGATACCTAGTCAGGATGATGTTCTCGGAGTCGTCAATCACATAGATCAGATGGTGACGCTGTTGGTGTTGGAGCTACGGCACTCTCATAACAATTACCGACAATGTACAGCGGCGACGCACTCGCCTTGTTTGGAATATTTACTAAGCGAAAACCTTCTTGTCAAACTCTACGACTGGAGTATAAGCACCGGAAG ATTTAATAACGCTGTACGTTTGGAGCAGCTGAAGCTTTACGAGCTGCTAGTATCGCGCAGCAGTATCCTTCTTGCCCATGAACCGGTTGCCAGACCATTATTGCGATTACTCGAGGACTGCGCGAACGATATTATGCCGTTAGAAGTAGAAAAGAAACTAGTAGTGCTATTAAATCAATTATGCGTTACTTTTATGCAAAACATGGCATTACTGGATTTGTTCTTCCACCCGACAGCAGTGGGGAAAAACAA ATTCATTATTTTCACGCTGTTAATACCGCATGTGCATAGAGAAGGCGGCGTGGGGCAACAAGCGCGCGACGCCATGCTACTCTGCATGTCCCTTTCCAAGAAAAATGATGAAGTTGGGGTGTACATCGCGGATCACTCTAATATATGTCCTGTGCGTAAG GTGTTAGCTACAGGACTGAGTGGACTATATTCGTTGCTGCCTAGGAAATTAGATATCGAAACAGACGATTGGCATCGATTGACGCCAGACGATGTTAATGATATGCCAGCGCTCATGCACCTGATGAATTCTCTGGAATTCTGTAATGCCGTCGCACAAGTTGCGCACCCTCTGGTACAAAAGCAGTTGCTAGAATTTTTATATCATGGCTTTTTGGTACCTGTGATGGCACCAGCTTTGCTGCAG GATTCTCTTGGTTTGACCATAGAACAGCTAGATGCGCAAGAACACTGG ACAACCGTGGAAGAATTAGTGGCAGCGACTGCTTACTTTGACCTGTTCCTTCGATCCGTAACTGAACCTGGCCTCTTGCGTTCGCTGGTTAGATTTTTACTGGAGGATAATTATGACGAGTACAGGATATTGGATAGTCTTATCCAAAGGATATCTTCCAGATCGCGG TTGTGCATAGTAACGTTGGCGCTATTCGAGACTTTGGTGAATTTAAACTGCGAAGATGTAATGTTAGAACTGTGCTTGGGTGCGTTGAGCCCCTGCTCCCACGTAATGTTTTCCCAGCGTAGAAGGCTAAGGGACATAGATCCATCCGGACGCGCGGCTGAAAAGTTTCTGTCCCTGACACCAAGCTGTTGCTCACCGCTCGGGTCGATCAATTCCCAGTTCAACTCCTTACCGAATAACGTAACGAACGAGAGGACCTCGAATGCCACGTCCGAGTCCATGAAATCATTGCCCGCATCTGTGAACTATGGTGCCAGATCATCGGACAGCTTATACGGAAATTACCACGCGTACTTATGCGACGCGCGGCAGAAGATAGAAGCGTGCCGAATCGCGTGCTCCAACTGGTCCTATCAATACAACGGAGAATTGCCGACAGACAGTGCTACCAGCAGCGCAACTCTCGTAGACGAGAACGTGCTATTAGATCAATCGCAGAAGAGAGCCAAAGCGAGCGGAGCTTTGTCATTGGAGTCGTTGAAGCAATCGACGTTTTTCGGCGAAGCCAATGAAAACTCCTCGGCAGATAATATGCTGGTTAACATCCAGTCCTTGCTGGACGGGAGAGTATTAAGCGAGACGGGAACTGCTGTGAAGGCTGAATCACTCGCAGCGACGGGAATAGCGTTGTCGTTAGAGGAGCAAGCGAAATTAGACGCTGACATTGCCGAACTGCTGAGCGAAGACATCGGACTCTCGGAGTCTACCAAGGAGATTCTGCTGATGGATAAAAAGGAGTCCGATAGCGGCATCGACGACTCGAATACCGCCATGAACTCGCTTTTGTCGCTAGGCGAAAGCAGCGGGTACGAAAGCGTCGCGTTTAAGGGCTCGTCGGGTTCGACGCCGGACAACGAACCCAGCGAGGATAGAATACACGAGAAAACGGAGACAGAGTCGAGTAAAGGGCGAGGTATATTTTTCCACGGCGCTGCGGAGTCGAGTGCTGGCACGCCAGAAGCGAATAAACAAAGCACGAAAAGTTACCGCCAAGATGTATTCAATGGGCAGCCGAATGTCGGTATATTTTTGGATGTTCTGTTACGAAACCTTGAATGCATGACGAGCAATAATTTGTACGTTAACTTACATTTAACCGGTCTTATCAGTAGACTCGCAATATACCCTCAACCTCTGCTGCAGTCGTTTCTTTTAAATCATTCCCTGGTGTTTCAACCCAGTATTAGATCGCTCTTCCAG GTACTCGCGTCGCTGAAACGCAAAATAGACGAGTATCTTTCGTGTCAGAACAACGTGGACGTGTTGGTGGAGCAGGCACGATTGTTCTTGATTACTCGAGAGGATAAGTTAGTGAACGCAAGGAAGAATGTATTGGAAGCCGCCGCCCATTGCCCGCCCGTTAAACGAAATTCCTTGAGCGGGGAACCATTCTCAAGAG GTGAAAGCAAGAGATGGAGTTTAACCTCGTCCTTCACGCAAATGCTGAGAAGATCGAGCGGTAACTCCGGCTCGAGTAGCTTGATTGGCATTACTAATCAGTCACCTGGTGCGTCAGAGAATCAGTTAGAGGCTATTAGACGTGGCTCCGGATACCG GTATTACACGAAAGCATCCTGGGAATCGCCGAACGAAGTAAGTCGAGTACAGAATGTGGTGTTATGCGCGGTTGTGTTAGACGAATGGCTGAAAGAATTAGCCGCAATTACGCAGGAACATGCCATTATGTCTTTTACCAGTAGTCTGAAATTTAAAGTTTAA
- the LOC143375937 gene encoding FHIP family protein AGAP011705 isoform X3 — MSWLRASPLTSSFSKQRSRDSPPKNADPSACYDSFCKHWQQAHEIILHTTPPKGIPSQDDVLGVVNHIDQMVTLLVLELRHSHNNYRQCTAATHSPCLEYLLSENLLVKLYDWSISTGRFNNAVRLEQLKLYELLVSRSSILLAHEPVARPLLRLLEDCANDIMPLEVEKKLVVLLNQLCVTFMQNMALLDLFFHPTAVGKNKFIIFTLLIPHVHREGGVGQQARDAMLLCMSLSKKNDEVGVYIADHSNICPVRKVLATGLSGLYSLLPRKLDIETDDWHRLTPDDVNDMPALMHLMNSLEFCNAVAQVAHPLVQKQLLEFLYHGFLVPVMAPALLQTTVEELVAATAYFDLFLRSVTEPGLLRSLVRFLLEDNYDEYRILDSLIQRISSRSRLCIVTLALFETLVNLNCEDVMLELCLGALSPCSHVMFSQRRRLRDIDPSGRAAEKFLSLTPSCCSPLGSINSQFNSLPNNVTNERTSNATSESMKSLPASVNYGARSSDSLYGNYHAYLCDARQKIEACRIACSNWSYQYNGELPTDSATSSATLVDENVLLDQSQKRAKASGALSLESLKQSTFFGEANENSSADNMLVNIQSLLDGRVLSETGTAVKAESLAATGIALSLEEQAKLDADIAELLSEDIGLSESTKEILLMDKKESDSGIDDSNTAMNSLLSLGESSGYESVAFKGSSGSTPDNEPSEDRIHEKTETESSKGRGIFFHGAAESSAGTPEANKQSTKSYRQDVFNGQPNVGIFLDVLLRNLECMTSNNLYVNLHLTGLISRLAIYPQPLLQSFLLNHSLVFQPSIRSLFQVLASLKRKIDEYLSCQNNVDVLVEQARLFLITREDKLVNARKNVLEAAAHCPPVKRNSLSGEPFSRGESKRWSLTSSFTQMLRRSSGNSGSSSLIGITNQSPGASENQLEAIRRGSGYRYYTKASWESPNEVSRVQNVVLCAVVLDEWLKELAAITQEHAIMSFTSSLKFKV, encoded by the exons ATGAGCTGGTTACGGGCTAGCCCGTTGACGAGCAGCTTCAGCAAGCAACGATCGAGAGACTCTCCGCCGAAGAACGCCGATCCGTCAGCATGCTATGACAGCTTCTGTAAACACTGGCAGCAAGCCCACGAAATCATCCTGCATACAACC CCTCCCAAGGGGATACCTAGTCAGGATGATGTTCTCGGAGTCGTCAATCACATAGATCAGATGGTGACGCTGTTGGTGTTGGAGCTACGGCACTCTCATAACAATTACCGACAATGTACAGCGGCGACGCACTCGCCTTGTTTGGAATATTTACTAAGCGAAAACCTTCTTGTCAAACTCTACGACTGGAGTATAAGCACCGGAAG ATTTAATAACGCTGTACGTTTGGAGCAGCTGAAGCTTTACGAGCTGCTAGTATCGCGCAGCAGTATCCTTCTTGCCCATGAACCGGTTGCCAGACCATTATTGCGATTACTCGAGGACTGCGCGAACGATATTATGCCGTTAGAAGTAGAAAAGAAACTAGTAGTGCTATTAAATCAATTATGCGTTACTTTTATGCAAAACATGGCATTACTGGATTTGTTCTTCCACCCGACAGCAGTGGGGAAAAACAA ATTCATTATTTTCACGCTGTTAATACCGCATGTGCATAGAGAAGGCGGCGTGGGGCAACAAGCGCGCGACGCCATGCTACTCTGCATGTCCCTTTCCAAGAAAAATGATGAAGTTGGGGTGTACATCGCGGATCACTCTAATATATGTCCTGTGCGTAAG GTGTTAGCTACAGGACTGAGTGGACTATATTCGTTGCTGCCTAGGAAATTAGATATCGAAACAGACGATTGGCATCGATTGACGCCAGACGATGTTAATGATATGCCAGCGCTCATGCACCTGATGAATTCTCTGGAATTCTGTAATGCCGTCGCACAAGTTGCGCACCCTCTGGTACAAAAGCAGTTGCTAGAATTTTTATATCATGGCTTTTTGGTACCTGTGATGGCACCAGCTTTGCTGCAG ACAACCGTGGAAGAATTAGTGGCAGCGACTGCTTACTTTGACCTGTTCCTTCGATCCGTAACTGAACCTGGCCTCTTGCGTTCGCTGGTTAGATTTTTACTGGAGGATAATTATGACGAGTACAGGATATTGGATAGTCTTATCCAAAGGATATCTTCCAGATCGCGG TTGTGCATAGTAACGTTGGCGCTATTCGAGACTTTGGTGAATTTAAACTGCGAAGATGTAATGTTAGAACTGTGCTTGGGTGCGTTGAGCCCCTGCTCCCACGTAATGTTTTCCCAGCGTAGAAGGCTAAGGGACATAGATCCATCCGGACGCGCGGCTGAAAAGTTTCTGTCCCTGACACCAAGCTGTTGCTCACCGCTCGGGTCGATCAATTCCCAGTTCAACTCCTTACCGAATAACGTAACGAACGAGAGGACCTCGAATGCCACGTCCGAGTCCATGAAATCATTGCCCGCATCTGTGAACTATGGTGCCAGATCATCGGACAGCTTATACGGAAATTACCACGCGTACTTATGCGACGCGCGGCAGAAGATAGAAGCGTGCCGAATCGCGTGCTCCAACTGGTCCTATCAATACAACGGAGAATTGCCGACAGACAGTGCTACCAGCAGCGCAACTCTCGTAGACGAGAACGTGCTATTAGATCAATCGCAGAAGAGAGCCAAAGCGAGCGGAGCTTTGTCATTGGAGTCGTTGAAGCAATCGACGTTTTTCGGCGAAGCCAATGAAAACTCCTCGGCAGATAATATGCTGGTTAACATCCAGTCCTTGCTGGACGGGAGAGTATTAAGCGAGACGGGAACTGCTGTGAAGGCTGAATCACTCGCAGCGACGGGAATAGCGTTGTCGTTAGAGGAGCAAGCGAAATTAGACGCTGACATTGCCGAACTGCTGAGCGAAGACATCGGACTCTCGGAGTCTACCAAGGAGATTCTGCTGATGGATAAAAAGGAGTCCGATAGCGGCATCGACGACTCGAATACCGCCATGAACTCGCTTTTGTCGCTAGGCGAAAGCAGCGGGTACGAAAGCGTCGCGTTTAAGGGCTCGTCGGGTTCGACGCCGGACAACGAACCCAGCGAGGATAGAATACACGAGAAAACGGAGACAGAGTCGAGTAAAGGGCGAGGTATATTTTTCCACGGCGCTGCGGAGTCGAGTGCTGGCACGCCAGAAGCGAATAAACAAAGCACGAAAAGTTACCGCCAAGATGTATTCAATGGGCAGCCGAATGTCGGTATATTTTTGGATGTTCTGTTACGAAACCTTGAATGCATGACGAGCAATAATTTGTACGTTAACTTACATTTAACCGGTCTTATCAGTAGACTCGCAATATACCCTCAACCTCTGCTGCAGTCGTTTCTTTTAAATCATTCCCTGGTGTTTCAACCCAGTATTAGATCGCTCTTCCAG GTACTCGCGTCGCTGAAACGCAAAATAGACGAGTATCTTTCGTGTCAGAACAACGTGGACGTGTTGGTGGAGCAGGCACGATTGTTCTTGATTACTCGAGAGGATAAGTTAGTGAACGCAAGGAAGAATGTATTGGAAGCCGCCGCCCATTGCCCGCCCGTTAAACGAAATTCCTTGAGCGGGGAACCATTCTCAAGAG GTGAAAGCAAGAGATGGAGTTTAACCTCGTCCTTCACGCAAATGCTGAGAAGATCGAGCGGTAACTCCGGCTCGAGTAGCTTGATTGGCATTACTAATCAGTCACCTGGTGCGTCAGAGAATCAGTTAGAGGCTATTAGACGTGGCTCCGGATACCG GTATTACACGAAAGCATCCTGGGAATCGCCGAACGAAGTAAGTCGAGTACAGAATGTGGTGTTATGCGCGGTTGTGTTAGACGAATGGCTGAAAGAATTAGCCGCAATTACGCAGGAACATGCCATTATGTCTTTTACCAGTAGTCTGAAATTTAAAGTTTAA